The Gossypium hirsutum isolate 1008001.06 chromosome A13, Gossypium_hirsutum_v2.1, whole genome shotgun sequence nucleotide sequence ttatatatatatatatatatatatatgtaaatgttactttttttttataaatacaaaTGTATAGAACTATTTATAGTCTCTCCCCACCCTATAATAGGAAGATAAATGCGTTTCAGCACGCTCAAACACATATCCTCCTGcataaacaataatattaatgccaatcgagttaagacttagTCGGTTCTAaatgttattttgaatgaaaatgttttgttaattcaactattatatcatatcatatagtttatattatattataccacattatattattatatggAAAAATATTTAGTATATTATTAATAGAGTTTTTAAACTTCTCAAATGTGATTAAGGAATTAATAAgtatactataaaaatataataaataaataattaaacgaattcataaattttaatagttgGATAAGAAACACTTAATTATAATGATGTGACTCACAATGTAATTTGTGGCTAAAAAGACAAGAGCAGGCCGTACTTTAGCTTCAAGCAATCACCACCAGACGCACGCTACAGACGTAAGGAATGGCATATACTACTCGCTCTATGGAAGGTCCTAGAATTATTATTATCCTTGTAATAATTATTAAAGATTGTTGTCAATAAAGCGTCCAATAtcgaataataaataaataaataaagcatccAACGTTAGAACATGAAATGGACGTACTACCTGTAATTATTCATATTATATGTTTACTATAAAGTAACTACCGGAAGTAAACAAAGAGCTAGAAATAAATCTTGaaacttttataataataaaaatataaatttattattttaatattttatatatttataatttttgaaagattaaaataaatttttattatttttaaagagttaaaatataattttataattattaatttaaaatattataaatttcatttaaaatattaaaaatctaaataaaaaaaacttcattGAGAACTGGATTCCTTACTAACCTCATTGAATTCGTCACTAACATAAACCTAATCTAACCAAACCCACCCtaataaaacttataaataaacCTAGACTGAAATCACATAATTTAGAGTTTTTGAGAtacatattatttttcttttattgattgatttccaatatatatatatactacttattaattattttattgaattaatttcactcatcaactgagttaaaagaaattactcaaaaatatttttatttacaaaataaattatataactatgaaaatattttttatctttttataaataaataaaaaattattcgtAGTAAAATTTGAACCAAAAGACACTATGCatattaaacttttttatttatcatttaaactaaacctattttttagttttcatttGAAACttctataaatatatttataattctaaaattatatatatatatatgaataatgttATTGATTAAACTAGTGTCATaaataatttcacatatataagtcgtgtgataaaatttttaatttgtattaaatttatgatataattaataatacaGTCAACCAAACtccaatttatataaaaaaattattaaaatatattacacAATAcaatgtattattataaaaatatttttatttttttaccttttatttaaaaattcgatttaattcgTGATTCAAtgaatttaaacattaaattttactaaaaaaaattccACTCCCTTTTCAATAAATAtagtattaaataattttctttcacCTAAACCATATTTTGATCATTATTTAGGTTAGTTAGGCAAAAAAATCTtctcaaattttttcaaatttgaaatttaataaattggtttctttaaaaaaaattagagtaatttaatattttttaattttaaaaataagcaattaaagataattaattataattttaaattttttattaattgtacattattttgattagtataataataCATTTAGCCTTCAAagtttatatattctatcaatttggtcttaatttaataaatttatttatgctgaggctaaattatgttaaactttttaaaattaaggccaaaatgataaaatatgtaaatattaaagattatatttattgttatattaatcaaaattatgtataattaaaaaagatatgaatttcatgattaattattttaatttctcatttttaaaataaataaagatgagTTACTTCAAAACATTGAAGTCAcagaaaaattgaataaaagaaatatCATAGAAAAACCTACCAACCCTCCTATAAATATACTCTGACTCCCCCTTCAGAATCAGAGAAAAACAAGTAAAATCCAAAAGAAACCCAAGATTATAAATTTAGTATCGATTTGAGTATTTGAATAGTTTAGATTACAAGAATGGCAGGGGAATTAGTATTGTTGGATTTCTGGCCAAGTCCATTTGGGATGAGATCCAGGATTGCTTTGGCTGAGAAAGGGATACCATACGAGTACAGAGAAGAAGATTTGAGGAACAAGAGTGATTTGTTGCTGCAGATGAACCCTGTTCACAAGAAAATCCCTGTTCTTATCCATAATGGTAAACCCGTTTGTGAGTCTGTCATTCAGGTTCAGTATATTGATGAGGTCTGGCATGATAAAGCTCCTTTGATCCCTTCTGATCCTTATCAAAGAGCTGTTGCCAGATTCTGGGTTGATTTCGTTGACAAGAAGGTGCTTTCTTTTACTCGTTTAAGTCTCTACGTTTCTGCTATGATTGTTCAATGGGCTGACTTGATTTtagattatgttttgatttagtTTCCATTTTGGGGAGGGGGGTGGTTCTGGGCTGCAAATAGGACGGCAACAGAGTGGCAGGAATTGCTTAATCTATAGGATTTTATTATACCACTACTATATAGGTTAAACTCAACCCTTCTCTTATGATTGAAACATTTGGGATAAGTGAAGGAAATCTAATGGACTCAAATTGAGATGAACAGTATTTTTTCAATAAGTGATATTGGGTTACACTAACACAACTATAGAGATACTTCCATTTTTCATTTGTTCTGAATGTGTAAGTTGAACTTAACCAATTTAGAAAGCTTGATTTTATTGGTTGCAAATGTTATGCTTACAGCTCATCCACAACTAAGtccattattttaatattctagaTGATATTGGCTTGCTTACTCACTTTCAACCTATTCTAGTTGCAATTATTGCAACTTTTTCACTATCCACAACTAGATCTAATTATCAATGATGATAATTTATGACCATGATTACTGTTTGAATTCTTTAGCTATGCAGGGAGAACAAAAACATTTTCTTGATGTTCTATGATTATTCATATTCATGTCATTATATGTTTTTCATGTTGAGGGAGAGATGAAACTAAAAATAAATGTGGAAATTATTACTGACTGAATAGAACTCTAATTCTCCAATATTGTAATGTGAAGTGCAGATATATGACCTGGGGAGCAAAATATGGAAGACAAAGGGAGAAGAACAAGCAAATGCAAAGAAAGAATTTATTGAGTGCCTGAAGCTGTTGGAAGGAGAGCTTGGAGACAAGACTTACTTTGGAGGAGAAAGTCTTGGATATGTGGATGTTGCATTAGTTCCATTTTATACCTGGTTTTATGCTTATGAGAAGTGTGGGGACTTCAGCATTGAAGCAGAGTGTCCCAAGATGATTGCTTGGGTTAAAAGGTGCATGCAAAAGGAGAGTGTAGCCAAGAGTCTTCCTGACCAAGAAAAAGTCTATGAATTTGTTCTGCAGTTGAAGAAACTCTTTGGAATTGAGTAATTCAATTCTGGGAATCCAAGCTTCAGGCATGTACTACCATTATATCTGGTTTTAAATAAAAGAGCATTTAGCTGTTGCCTGCCTGGTTGGGATTGTCATTTGAAATTTCGAGTTTTCAATTTATAaagtacttttagttcctatgAATGTTCTTAATCTTTTGGtatgctctttttttttctttttctagctGGTTGAATCATGTATACCACTATGTTTAAATACCCTTTAAATGGATTTAggtaaggtggctgttgaaatcATTGAGTGCATGACCATAGTACCCTAAGAGCATTGGTTGGATATCCAATCATTACTTTGTTTTAGATATTCAACCTCCTACCTCAATCCAGAAATTGTAATGATGTATTATCCTACACCAACATTGAACCCAAATTGTATTGTTTTGACGGAATATTTACTTAGCTTACAATTATCTTGCTTCAAATCCTGGTTTGAAAAGAAATGGATTTTTATGTATCAAGGCATTGATTTCAATGGGTTCTTGATTTACATAGACAAATAAGTAGCTAAAGCAACAAATTGAGCTCAACTTAGAAAATCTATTAAAAGAATTTGAATTTGTTTGACCTTGATTTAatcaatttagattttttttttaagaaagacccaaatttgaaataattaaacattaaaaggTGTTtggttgttaaaaaaaaaaagtttatcacCCATCTCCTAAGTAATTATCTTTTTCCGTCTATTAAAATATGTTAACATTGttttagaa carries:
- the LOC107912931 gene encoding probable glutathione S-transferase, encoding MAGELVLLDFWPSPFGMRSRIALAEKGIPYEYREEDLRNKSDLLLQMNPVHKKIPVLIHNGKPVCESVIQVQYIDEVWHDKAPLIPSDPYQRAVARFWVDFVDKKIYDLGSKIWKTKGEEQANAKKEFIECLKLLEGELGDKTYFGGESLGYVDVALVPFYTWFYAYEKCGDFSIEAECPKMIAWVKRCMQKESVAKSLPDQEKVYEFVLQLKKLFGIE